One Mastigocladopsis repens PCC 10914 DNA window includes the following coding sequences:
- a CDS encoding single-stranded DNA-binding protein, with translation MTPEQIHTWLQIQQRQTLALEKMAASLEKMTAALERLAPRTAPNYQYPLSSFKTFDWSSIGATVERKDQHGAAIVSWNGQQYIRRSPSNKFDPAIWFSRCTGKAEDGSNAYERLITFKPISAAEVEPVPEKVRGLARLD, from the coding sequence ATGACACCAGAACAAATTCACACCTGGCTACAAATCCAGCAACGGCAAACGCTGGCACTTGAGAAAATGGCTGCTTCATTGGAGAAAATGACGGCAGCGCTGGAACGGTTAGCCCCCAGAACAGCGCCCAATTACCAATACCCACTCTCGTCATTTAAAACCTTTGACTGGTCGTCTATTGGCGCAACGGTGGAGCGAAAAGACCAACACGGGGCGGCGATTGTTTCTTGGAACGGGCAGCAGTACATCAGGCGATCGCCCTCCAATAAGTTTGACCCAGCGATTTGGTTTAGTCGCTGCACTGGTAAAGCAGAGGACGGCTCAAACGCCTACGAGCGGCTGATAACGTTTAAACCAATTTCAGCGGCTGAAGTTGAGCCAGTGCCAGAGAAAGTCCGGGGATTGGCGCGGCTGGACTAG